The window aGAAATCCTTCTGGGTTAGGGTGGCTTGCTTGAAAAGTTATCTTGGCTAACATCTCTGAATAGTTATTTCACTCCTTTAACTTTACCCAAGGAGACTACCTGAGGCAAAGATCTTTATACCGTGATTCAGGAGGTTTGGGAAAGCAGGACTCATTTGGCTAAAGAATGGTCCTGCCAGCAGTGGAACACCTCTTTGGCTACCACCTCACCTAAAACTTGATTAGATCTAAAAATGAGCTACACTTTCCAAACCAGTCTCCTGCTAGCTTAATTCATAGCACCCTGTACTATTAAATAGCTGGGGTTTTCAAAAGCAGATGTTACATATATACAGACAGAAATTCATAACTTTCGTTGCCTCTCAAAATCCATTATGTTAAATTTACCAAATATGTGAGAGTAGGTTGAATGTTTTATTCCTTGAATTTTTAAATCTCCACTAATTAATTTGCTGAATTGTCTACTTACCCGCCTCCCGAAAGAACACGATTTAGCTGATTCATACCCTGATTGGTATTACGCAGTTCTTGTAAAccctttctcccattttatttttcagcaggAACAACTCCTTTAATTGCAAAGAAACataaattacaatattttaatattattttgctgttttgacATACACATTTGCTTTCTTATATAAGCAGATATTACTTTTGTGTATCTACCAGACTCCAAATAAAGTTAAATGGCAAGAATGAGTATTTCTGGAAACCTATAGAAATTTTAATGAGACAGGTTTAACAAAtgtcaagaaaggaaaagtggaCTCCTTACTTTCATAATTCAAGTCTCTCTTTTGTATCAATATATGCTGCATTTTCTGATTGAAACTGCTATTCTAATgaaatctgtgatttttctgtaGTTGCTTTTTACATTTGAAATCCAACTTTCATAGTGTGCTCAATCATACCCTTTCTTGTTTAGAGATTTGATTAAGATATTCTAGCCATTTCACGAATTCCCTTTTACGTGCTTAAAGTATATGATGTTATGCCTTTGCTGtctcaaaaattatctgtggACAAAATCCATGAAGCCTGCAAACTGTGATTTATGCAcatgaaaggagaaacagatttCCCTCTAAGCAGTGAATCAGTGAATAAGAAACTATTGGCACTCATCTGATTCCTGATCCTTTTACCCTTCATggccttttttctgttcttaatcATTCGTTGAGTAATCGTGTATTCTTGTAAAATGCAAAATCAACTTACATGCAATCAGGTATGGACACAAGACACACTTGTGCTCTCTATTTCAGGACTCACAGATACCCTAGCAGTCACAGGACATAGTTTACGCAATAGTTGTGTTCATAATGTGGCTTTGCTATAAAATAAgttgctgttttctttcctttggactACCAGATTTTAAATGTTGcagcaaatgaaagaaagagaaaaaaaccacatTTGAAGGCTGGTGTCAAAACCCATCAGCTATACCTACAAAAGCCGTTGTGCAGCTTCTGAACTGTAGTTTATTGCTGTAAATATGTACTATTTATGTTAGCTTGTTTATTCCTAAAACactaataaaacttttttttaattaaaaatgcctACATATAAAAAGTTTACTTTGTACTATGTTTAAAAACATGCAAGATTTCAGGCATATCTTTTTTATAatccttaaaatgtttaaaattctgaagCTATCATTTGAGaacttttattgtaaaatttaatACAAAGTGAAATCCCTTTATGTGGAAGAAAATCTTTGCAGTATTATCCAACAATTGGGGGGAAAATACCAGCACTTTTCCAGCTTATTTCTGTACCactttgacttagaaaaaaaaattatttaattaacaaGCCTTACAAATATTTGAACATATGGAGTGTTTATACattaccaaaaaagaagaaatgaagtctTCTTGTATTAAAAAATGATGCCTAAAATGGACTTTAACAGCATCCATTTGTGTGGTGCGTTATggcacatttcttttaaaatctccatTGTAAATATGAATATTAGTTGGCCGATTTGTCAGTCTTTCCTAATTTGAAAGCCTCCAACCGCCAAActcattctctcccttcagaaataATATGttgacaataaaataattaacagattAAAGGTGTGAAGCTCATTTATCCATTAATTGGTGGTTAGTAGACAAGCTTTTCAGTGAGGGTTTACATTCCAGCAAAGGGACAAATAACATTCATCCAGCAGGGCAACTGGGAATCAGCATGTTATCAGCAGAGCCTTGGCCCCCAGGGCTTCCGGGGGTTTTAAAGACATCCTACTCTGGCTACTATTTCCAGAAACTACATTGTACAACAGGAGAAATAAATGACCACTtggttttatgtaaattaaaaaaggaacaaatatatATGCAGCATGTTTAGGATCTGCTCTAAGGATTGTAGGTAATAAGAAGCTAACATAGGGTATGTACCTGTGTTGTCACTAGTATCCACggagaatatggagaaattgaaaccctgtgcactgttggtgggaatggaaagtgGTGTGGTCGTTATGGAAAATATGATGGTGGTTCCATACCATACGGTGCAGCAGtcccacttccaggtatttatcgaaaatcatttaaaatagatattttgtgtgtgtgtgacttaccttttttattattaaatttattggggtggcattggttagtaaaattatataggtaggtttcaaatgtacgattctgtaatacatcatctgtatattgcattgtgtgctcatcacagCAGGATGAACTCATGTGTAGCTTAATATACAGATAGTTAAATAATGTTTACAGGGGGCGGCCGGATacctcagttggtcagagcatggcactcttaacaacaaggttgctggttcgatccccgcatgggccactgtgagctgtaccctccacaactagattgaaacaactacttgacttggagctgatgggtcctggaaaaacacacttaaataaataaaaaagttaaacagaaaaaaacaagaaatgtttatagatatgtgtatatacacgGTTAGTTtacatgcatatatttctttgttctgtCAGCGGAGacggccaaaaaggaacaacatcCTAGTAGCAGTGAGCACATCTGGCTTGGTTTCTAATACCGGTCTTCAGTAAAATGAACTATTCTTGGAGAGATGGTTGATTCTAGGATTGGGCAGGAAAGAGACAAGATGAGCCTGCAGCATTTTATATTGCCAGAAAGTTAAGGAAATAATAtaaaggtaaacaaataaaacccactCTCACTGAAAGGGGTATTTCAAAGAGACAAAGGAACCAATTGAGAGCTCCCAATGTCCAAAGCTGAAACAATTTTGAGTAATAAAattagtattggattataacccaaatataaatattcatgagtccatactatataaataaatgattaaataaattaataactagGGGAGATGAGACAAATCCGTACAGAATTCCAAGGTTTATGTAGATACCTGACCTCAAGGAGGGGGAGCCCAAATCCCCACTCCTTAAGTATAAGGTacacatagtgacttccttccaaagagtacaatatggaaaaaagagaaataatcagTAACTTCACAGTGAAAATAGCTAACAAACATCAGCCAAGTGATCAAGGTCAATGTCATCATAAATCCTGTTAATAGTATATActcttgatatgatgtgatgtaaATCCACACTTTACCTGTGATCTTTCTACCTAAAACCAATAAACCCAGtctaaacatgagaaaaatattaaattccatTAGAGGGGCATCCTACAAAATATCTCACCCAAactcctcaaaattgtcaagatgattaaaaataaggaaagtatGGGAAATTATCACAGCAAAAGAATCCTATGGAGATATGACAATAAGTATATGGAATTCTGGAACAGAAAGAGGACATTAGGTAAGAACTTAGGAAGTCTGAATAAACTATggaattcagttaaaaataatatatcaatattagttcattaattataataaatgtaccaTGCTAATATGTTAATAAGGGGAACTGGACGTGAGGTATGTGAGATCTCCCTGTGCAATCTAATactttctgtaaatctaaaactttttaaaaaataaagtcaatttacagaaaaaaaaagacaagctatagattgggaaaaaatacttgcaagattcatacacacacacacacatacacacacacacaccagggatgccaaaaaaatgtatacacattttaagagatgttatctatgctcaagcggtagttcgctgtaatcagaagtatctggatgcaacagtttagtggttaccagagggtaagtgggggggggggggtagtagatgagcgtaaatgggatcaaataaatggtgatggaaggagaactgactctgggtggtgaacatacaatgtgatttatagatgatatattacagaattgtacacctgaaatctatgtaactttactaaacattgtcaccccaataaactttcattttaaagtgtctggacactaatGGTAATCgctttgagcacgtcttgtaattgcagaagtcaaatgtgacatgtattcatcttttgttatctgtatgtattgagtattacaatagttttttactttcttaccatgtttccccaaaaatcagacctcaccggacaatcagctctaatgtgtcttttggagcaaacattagtataagacccggtcttatgttacattaaaataagacctggtattatattatattaattgtattgtattatattatattaaagacccagtcttatattaaaataagaccgaatcttacattaatttttgctccaaaagacgcattagagctgcttgtccagctaggtctgatttttggggaaacacagtaaaatatgtctacatctttttggcaccgtgtgtgtgtgtgtgtgtgtatggtataTAGGGTATATATGGTAAAGAGCATATCCAGGATATAAAAAGAATGCccaaaactcaataagaaaacaatccaattaaaacatgggcaatagatttgaacagacacttcacaaaagagatacagatggcaaataagcacatgaaaagatgttcaacatcattagtcattattaaaaccacagtgagataccactacacacctactagaataactgaaattaaaaagtcaGACCATACCAAATGTGGTTAAGGAGGTGGAAGCAGAATTCGCAGACTGTGGTATGAAATGCAACTGGtataatcactttggaaaacagtatgacagtTTCTTCAAAAGATAAACATAAGTGATCCAGCCATTTCTCTCCTAAGTATTTATTCGTAAGAAATACATGTCCCAACAAAGacatatacaagaatgttcatagcattctGTGTATTGTACCAgccaaaaattttaaacaatcaaAATATCCAATAACAGGTGAATAAATTAATCATGGCAGAATTCTACAACAGAGTACTTTTCAACTAGAAGGAATGAACTATTGCTATATGCAGCATGAACtcaaaataatgctgcaaagagaCAGATCACACACACATGAAGTGTatattgtacgattccatttacaTTAGACTCTCAAAAATGTGAACGGATCTGTATCTTTAGTGGCAGGAAGCAGACGAGAGACACTGTGATGGGGAAAGGGTGCCAAGAGCAGGGATTACAAAGGAACAGGACACTTGCAAGAGAGATTGATATGTTCACCATCTTGGTTGAGGGGATGCTTCCTGGACGTACATGTCAAAAATTACcaaattgcacactttaaatatgtgcagtttatagTATATCAGATTTCAATAACGTGTTTAAATATGCTAATGTAGTGATACCACGGTGAGAGGAGGAGTAAGCAGAGCAAGAGTGTTCCTTCTCAGAGGAAGTACTGTATGGAGGGTGGAAATACAGAAGGACTCTAGATCAGTATTATTTAAAGTGCTGGTCTACAAACTGTCACAGGCCCATCATGATATAAGGAACTTGCGAAGGAGGTAAATCAACTACCTCCCTAAGCATACTGTTTAGCTcagctgatatttttttttcataactaaAATTTCTCAGTGAAGAAAGCAGTACATTGATGACCATCCTGGCACAAGCTCCTTGTCTAATCAGCGACCTGTAACTAACAGTTCACAGGTTAGCATTAGTCTACAGACACATTTTGAGTAGCTCCATCTAGATCACACCAGATATTTACTAACCTCTCTAAGCCTATCCTCATATGTATGAGGAGAACAGTAATAATTGCTCTGGACACCTCAAATAATAGGCTGAGCTATGAAATAACGAGCTATGAAGCTTCTAAACAGCATGTGccaattaattatatattattgcCTAATATAGAAAGtcatttgaaataaagaaatacataaaaataaaacggTATTTTTATTGGGTCAGAATGCTTGATTTTAAagttaactgaaatttaaaatgatctgTTTGCCAATAAAGTTGTTAGCATCCAAAACTGTTAAATTCAATATTTAGAGTTTAtaacaaaaatgaacacatatgtATAGACTTTGCTGATACTTGAATAGTTAAACACTACACCATGACATACATTCTGTTTATCACAGCATACTATCCCAATCAgacatagaaatacaaaagtaACCAAGTTATTGCATGTTGTCCTGTTTTTGTATAAGATTTTAGTTTCTAGAATACATAAACTCAGAATTGTTCAcacccatttattttttattgttcatgTCTGAAGAGCTTCTTTCTctaagaaattttacattttataatcttTCCTTTGAAATATGAGAAAGATATGGAGTCTCCTGAGTTGTATATGCAGCACATAcattctttaaaagttattttttaatatcacaaattAGTCATATATATCCATAATACACATCCTTGCTATTCACATACTTCTTTAAGCAAGATTCAAGTATTTGTGCTTTGTAGGTCTACATTACTTTAAAgcctatttttagttttcaataaaaCTCTATATAAAGATTTCTCAGATATTTAATAAGTGAAGCAGAACAgtcattatgaaaatataaactgcTATTATagcattttatctttcatttttttatgcatttcctGTCAACCAAGTAATTTCCTGTTCTTTAGGGAAGttgataatttttatctttgcaaTCTCAACATTGCTGCTTTCTCAGCTTGCGGTAATAGTATATCACAGACTTTCTGAACACACTGTATCCACTCTGTCATATCAGTTGTAGCAGTGGAAGCTGATAATTTTGGTATTCATCATTTCCAGTTATTTCAACTGCAGGACAACCTTAAAAATCAAAGGGGGGAATGAGAGAATCAGTTTATACCAGAATGATGCCAATATCTGCTAAAAGAGATGCTTTGAAATCTCTGAGGCAGTGTTCCGAGAGCTGGTAACAAGTAACCCTCCCTGCATAGTAACTGACAGCCCATGCCTGTCCGGATGTACGTTCAGAATCATTTCACATTTATACCAGGCACCCCTTGAGAAATTGAGTCCCAGTACCAGCTAGGTGACTGGGCATGTGGACGAGTCATCTAGACACCAAAATGGTGGAGTAACTGCAGAATATGGAGGGAAGACGTGGTACAGCAGGGTTTTAAAAAGAGCCAGGAAGATTGATTACAGATAAGAGAGTTTGGTAAGAATACTGACTTTAATTATTGAGACTTGATCACTAGGGAAAATGCTGAGCAATAATGGAAGGAACAcacataacattatttttattttttcctcacagtaGTTTCtactgttaaaatattatttttctcattaattaaaCACTAGGAATGGTTACTGTTATTTAGCCATTTCTTTCTAAATGTCAAGCTTTTAGTCATTCATTAGCTTTATCTTGTCTCGACCTGGTATTGTCAAATAACTACAAGCCATATTTTCTACTTAAAgcaattttctattatttgtccAGTTAAAGCAGACACCCTTTTTTTCAAGATCAtactatttttaatcataaaactCTTCAGAATAATCGAATTTCATAGCTCCAaggtaaaaatttaatttttatcattaaagaGGACTGGAGCAAAACAAATCTAGCTATTAGAACAGCAtgattattctttcaaaaataactaCTTGATAAATTACGCTCAAAACTAGGTAATTAAAATTACaagttataattaatttaatatctAAAACTAGAGATGTATAACATATCAACAAAGTATTTTCTGTGCTTCACATAAAATGtcaggaacaaaagaaatatcaaaagCAAACTTTGAGTTTTTCTTATACTGCTTTAATGCTATCAATGAAAACTTAAACGTTTTAAAccatacaacaaaattaaaacaaatacctTATTAGCTGCTTCCAAGGAATTTATTAGATTCTGTAGCTCTTCTTTACTCATTTCAACAGAATATGGTTTGACTTCACCATTTTCTTTTACATCTAGATGAAGGTTTAAAAGTGGCATTTGTAATGTAGCAATCTTGTCACTAGAAAGTGCAAGCtgtttaaaatgaggataacgtAATTAATAAgtactaaaaatatattaaatatgcatCAAAACTTAtgaacaatacatttaaaaaaaataagtgtacTCCTGTTTGCTGTCAAGTACAGGGAAAAGTGGAATAAAAAAGTTAAACCCATGCCAAACCAACATGTATCTGAAGAACAAACagagaaaaagtgaataaaagagaGGACGTAGGCTTGGAAAGGAAGACTGAACCAGTCAGCATTTTTGTGGTAAGAGCAGAAATCTAGAGATGAGCTATGGCTGGGAAGTACATACACATCTAGTGGGTCCAATGCATCAAGAAACATAGAGAATTCTTAAAGAACTGTAAAGATACCAAGAAGATGAAAGTCCTTGTACAAACATAAGACTAAAAACATTGGTAAACTCTCAGAAATTAGGACGCTTAAATCGTGTTCAGCTAACTCTCTACTAAACTATTGATAATTGTTATCAAAATACCATCTGCAATTAGAGCCACTCAACAAAAACATTCAACACATTTACCTcattttctactttctatctAAAGAGAGCATCCCACgtgaaatgaaagaacaaatatttatgacACTAAGACTTTTGGAAACAAGCACCACAACTTCATTGGCAGTTGGCAAAGTGAAACTCACTTTTCCTGGAAGCCGAGACAGAACATCCCAACAATAATTGAATCTTTGGAGCATTACCAGTTGCAAAACTATACTTGGGCAATGGCAAGAAACTCCTTCCCTAACACGAACCTCAAAGGATGCCCCTTGTGATACACACACTATAGAATCTAATCCTCATAGATCGCTTCCATTCTCAACTCCAAAAAATGGAACTCATCATGTCTGAGATTTCACATTTCACCTTAAGGTTGTCTACTTTATGGATAATTCTCTTCAGTATTTCCAGTGTTTTCTCTGAGTATGCTTGAGTACTGTCAAAGATGAGGAACGTGCTAACTCAAGAAGAGGTTAACATAATTTTCAGATACTTATagttgttattaaaaaaaaagtcttccctACGTTGAATTCAAACCCATGTTACTGCAAATCATATAGTTTAGCCTGGTTCTACCCCTTGAAGCCACAGAGCATATATCCACTCCTTCGTCCATATGACCTTTAGTCCTTTAAAGATAATTCTCACATTTCTACCAGGTTTTCTATTTTCCGAGTTACATGGTCTCAAATGTTTCAAAGCAACTTCATGCACCATGATTTTAAATTCCTGGCCATTCTTTTCTGGTTGGGCTCCAATTTGTTTAAGTTATTTCTTAAGTTAGGCAGCCAGAACTAAAAAGACTACTAAACTAATCACATtaactaaaaaaatttaatggctgaaaacaaaacatattagAACTACTACCCCTTGCTTGAAACATAGCATTTCTACCAATAAAACATAAGACTGGATCATACTGCTGACTCAAGCTACACTTTGGTAAatcaaaataactaaatatttcCCATATATACTACTGTTAGCATATTTCtcacatcttttattttcatggtggctttattcatttatttatttatattagtttcaggtgtacaaaacaacatagtaattagacatttatatactatGGTGGTTTTATTCAAATGACAAATCTTCTACTTAGATTATCTCAAAGTATTTTGCTTTATTTGGTCCACCACTATAGCCtgctttaaagtaattttaaactttaactgtattatattacatattaaatatatccCTAGTTTTGTGTCGGCCTCAGATGTGATAAGCATAATCACaaaatgttgagaaaactggGCCAAGAGGAGAATCACAGAGACTTTCTTCGTGCCTAACAAAAATTCATCTGGGTTTGGTTACTTATCCAGTTATGAACCTATCTAACTGtattatttttccacattttttctctactttatcTATCTTTACAAAGACAATATGAGGCACCTTACTTGGGGCCATGCTGAAATCAAGAAgcatatgtatttgttttctcacCTACATGCAGGCGCCCTATAGGGGATAGAAAGCTGATCTGAAATTGCTCTTTATGAACCCTACTGATGATGActctctttcaaaatgtttttaaatgcttttttaataACACATTATAAATTTTCCCCTGGAGGTGGAATCACAATTACCAATCTTGGGAAGACTATAAAGTCGAAAATTCTAGTCAAAACTGtatgttaaatataaacatattggTCCACTACTTATGACAGGTAATGATTTCCAGTTCTCATTAATTAAATTTGTTATCATTGTAAAGTTATTATACATGGTTTGAATATTTGTAGTGTACTGATGCCCAGTTAACgcaaaaaatgtaattttaattatctttgatACTATTTTTGAGACATTGTATTctcaaaattacagaaattttagaagtatattataaaaaaaaatttctattcaaaaactgaaataaaaaacataatcatAAATAAGTAGATTCTCACCTTTAACTGCCAATCAAAATCCTGCAGCTGTGCAGAGGAAATATCAACTATTTCTTCTAACAGAGCCTTCTTGATTTCCTCTTTTCTACTTTTCAAGCATTTCATGATAGCTTCTTGATGAAATGAATTCAACTGATTCAATTGCTGAGatatctatgaaaataaaaataaatggttataAATAGGTAAAAGGGCCTTTCTgttaaaat of the Rhinolophus sinicus isolate RSC01 linkage group LG02, ASM3656204v1, whole genome shotgun sequence genome contains:
- the COMMD8 gene encoding COMM domain-containing protein 8 — encoded protein: MEPEEGTPVWRLQKLPAELGLQLLHKIIDGICGRTYPLYQDYQSIWDSTEWIHVLEDITRFFKTVVGKNLSDEEISQQLNQLNSFHQEAIMKCLKSRKEEIKKALLEEIVDISSAQLQDFDWQLKLALSSDKIATLQMPLLNLHLDVKENGEVKPYSVEMSKEELQNLINSLEAANKVVLQLK